The Mesorhizobium sp. AR10 genome includes the window ATCTGCATCGAACAGACGATTTGCTAGGACGTCGATGTCCTCAACGATATCGGTCCAGATGGCAACGTCGTGGACTTCCAGTTTGGAAAAGCAGTCCAGCGTGCGAACGACGTCCTGGTAATCATTGATGATGGCGACGCGGAGCTTCATCACTGGATGACCTATCGCTTTATGCATTGCCCGGCAGGTCCGCAACGGAGGTACCGGCGTCGATTGCTTCGCACTTCGCCCATTCAAAAGCTGACTTCTTCAGCGCCTTTGCGAGGACCTCGGCGGCCCGGGCGATCGGAATGAAGCAGACGCCGGTTTCGTCTGCGACGACAATATCGCCGGGAGCAACCCGGACGCCGGCGATCTGGACATCGCCATTGATCTCCACGGTCTCGATCCGCCATTTGCCGGTGACGGGCGTGATCTCGGTGGCCCAAAGCGGGTAGCCGACCCGTCGCGAATGTCCGAGGTCGCGGATGCCTCCGGAGACGATTGCGCCGGCCTCCCCCTGTCTTTTTCCCGTCTGGGCCGAGATCCCGCCCATGTTCGAAACGCCGGCGACGCCGTCGATGACCACCACGTCGCCCGGCAGTGCCAAATTGTGGGCTTCGAACTCCGCCATCCGGTTGACGTGGTTTCGCGCCGTCTCGTAGACATGCTCGCGCTGCAGGATGTTGCGCACCGTAAGCGCGGGACCGACAATCGACGTGGAAGGCAGGGTCGGCTTCAGAACCGAGGCGCCAATCGCGCCGGTGATGCCGAGCTCATCCATAATATCCGAGATAACGCTCGTCGCGTCGCCGATCCGCTTGAACCCGTCGATCAGTTCCTTCGGCGGACGCGGAGTTCGCATCAACCGGATTCGGTCGGCGCTGATCTTGCCGGTCAGTTTCGGCAACTCGTCCGCGAAAGCGAGATCATTCATGGCGTATCCTCTATTTTTGCACGGAGCTTTTATCACCGGTTGCGAGGTGCGCGCATTCACTCGCACGTGTTCGGTTGCTCGTTCGAAACAGGATTGCTTACCGGGTTCAGTGCGTCCAATTTAGAATCAGACTCAAGCGTCATTTCCTGGGTGAATAACGTGCGCCTCGATCTGAATCTGATCGCTGTCCTTGAGGCCATCATGCTGGAAAGGAACGTAACGCGTGCGGCTGCGAGCCTGGCGATGAGCCAGCCGGCCGTCAGCAATGCGTTGCGTCGCGCCCGCAAGCTGACGAAAGACCAGCTCTTCCTCAAGACAGCGACGGGCGTCCAACCGACGTCACGCATGGTCGCGATGTGGCCCGAGCTTCATCGCTCGCTTACGGCAATCCGTGCCTCTTTCGCGCCGGACGATTTCGATCCCGCATCGGATGCGACCAGTTTTCGAATTGCCGTCACTGACAGTCTCGCGATGGAAGGTGTCAGCGCAATCACGCTGAAGTTACAGGCCGCATCCCCGCGTGCCCGTGTTTCTTTTGCGGTTCATACCCATGAGGGCTCGCTGGACGGGATCGACCGCGGCACACTAGACTGCGCCGTAGGCATGTTTGCCTCCCTGCCAAGAGAGGTCCATGTGCAAAGCCTGCGAACGGATCGCTATGTCTGCGTCATGCGCAGCGGGCACGAACTGGCCGAATGCCTGACACTCGATCAGTTCACCGCAGCGGCGCATGTTTTGGTAACCCCATCCGGCCTGGAACTGGGGCTTGTGGATGGCTGGCTCAGCCTGACGGGACGGACAAGGACGATCGTCGCCGTGGTCAATCATTTTGCCGATGCGCTGAGGATTGTGGCGCGGAGCGACCTTCTTACCTGCGTCCCGCTTGGCTTCTTCAACGGACCGTGGCGCGCCATCGCCGATGAGCGTGAGTTGGTGGTGCGCGACCTGCCGTTCGAGACAGAGAAATTGCTCTACAAGCTGATCTGGCACGAACGATTGCACACTCACCCTGCCCACCAATGGTTTCGTTCGCTGGTGGGAGATGTCTGCGGATCGCCCTTCGATGGCCCGTCGATTGGAGATGCTGCCCCAGCCAAGCAAACATAGTCTGGCTTATGGAGGCCTATCCCTGACTGTAGTCCAGGGGCACATAGGTGTAGGCGTTCTCGGCGTCGCGTCGCACATGGCCCAACCCAGGAAACGATATGTGCGCACCGCCCACGATATAGCCATTCTGTGCCGCATCTGCGAATGCGAGCTCGTGCACGTGTTCGGCCTCCGATGCGTTCTCATCGTACTGGATCGTGACGGAAGGGGCTTTGAATTGCACTGCGGCCACATGCACGACATCGCCCCACAGCACTATCTTCTCGCCCCTGCTCTCGACCACGTACATGGTGTGTCCGGGCGTGTGGCCATAGGCAGTTTGCGCGCGCACACCAGGCACGAGATCGGTGTTGCCTTCGAAAACGGCGAGCTTGCCGGCTCGCGTGTATGGCGTGATCGATGCTATGGCGGCCTGAAAGAATCGCTTCGCTTCAGCGGGAGCAGCGCGCATGTTTGCCTCGCTTAGCCAGTAGTCGGTGTCCCGCTTGTCGACACGCACAATTGCATTGGGGAAAGCTCTCTGGCCCTCGGCCATGAGACCGCCAACGTGATCAGTGTGCAAATGTGTGAGGTAAAGCTCATCGATCTGCTCCGGCTGATACCCTGAGGCGCGCAGATTGCTTAGCAGATGGCCCGTGGTTGCCCCCAACAGTGAGCCTGCACCAGCGTCGATCAAGACCAGCTTGGCTCCGGTATTCACGAGAAAGGAATTGTGCGAGGTCTCGACGAAGTCGCCGAGGTAATTGCGTTTCAGCGCTTCTTCGATCCGAGCCGGGTCGCCCTGCAGCAACTTCGTAGCAGGGAGCATATTGCTGCCATCCGATAACGCCGTTATCTCAAAATCACCAAGCGGCAGGCGATAGAAACCGGGGGCTTGGCTTTTCGCCATCGGCGCATCAGCGAACAGAGGGGGCGCGAAACTGCAGGCCAGGCAAAAACAGCCAGCGGCCAGAAAAGCGCGACGCGTGGGATTGATGACGTCACTCTTGCTCACCCCGGGCTGAAATGAGCCTTTGGTGCCGTTGAACAAGCGATCAAGCGTTTTGCGGGGGTTGACCATTTCGGACCTCTATTTGCTTCTGTCGGAGCCTCGCTGCTCGTGCGCCGAAGTTCTGCACGCCTCGGCCGGGGCTCTTGCGCGTACCGTTCCGAAGATGGCCAACCCCGTCCAATTCAGAGTTTTAGGGAAGCATCATAATTTCGTTGAATAACGTGCCGTTTGCCACTGCCGGGGGCGGTAGCAAGGCAGCGCACGGCGAGTTGCCATCGGTCTGCGCGGTCCGCGCCGCCCGATGCAGGCTGCTCAACCCGACCCGACAGGAGCTGCAATTGGTAGCGGCCTTTAGCGCACCCCTAACACCCGACGGTTGCCCCAACCCGCCCCACAATTGACGTCGGGTCGATCTCGGCGATGCGCCGCGCAATGCCGGTCACGTCATGGATGACGGTGACCCGCTCATGGCCGGCCTCGATGATGGCGGCGCGGATGCGGTTTTCGTCGATCACCAGAACGGCGAGTGAGGAGCGGACCATCCCCAAGCGGAGAAATTGTGCAATGCGGGATGGGGAGAGCTTCGCCCGCCATACCGCCAGACCTTCCGCGTCATCCGTTCATTCGTCCAGCGATTGACCTCTTCGAGGACATTGCCGATCCGCGCGACCAGGAGGCAGGAATGTCGGCTTCCGCCACCCACCGCATCAGCGGAAGCTCGGGGACCTGACGTTACGTCATGGATTCGTTGACAAGGAACACGTCCTGCTGTTGATTCTCAATGGGTCAACTTGGGGATTGAACATGGCACGCCTCGCTCATGTCGTTGCTTTCGCATTTCCGTTGGTTCTACCTAGCGCCACCACCTTTGCTGCGAGCAATACGCCCGCGGCGGCAAGCCCGGACGTTTTGACTGGCGTAACCGTGGAAAATGTCAGGGACGCCGTGCAGGATGGCGGCTATCGCGCGCAGATCAAGGAAGACAGCACCGGCACCTATGTTGCCAGCGCATCAGGTGGCCAGAGTTTTTTCGTGAGCCTGGGCGGATGCGACGACAAAAAGGTCTGCAAGTCTATCCTTTTTGAATCAGGAGGATGGACGCCCAAGACGCCGCTGACCGTGGATGCACTGGACAAATTCCACTACGACAACAGCGGCTGGGGCAATGTGGCCAAATACAATGATGGAAAATACTACGCCAACTATCGGGTCACCATAGTGGGCGGCGTGACGAAAGCATGGCTGCAGTCCAACGTAGAAGCATTTGCCACGACGATGGAAAGCTTCGTCGCCTTCATGCGGAAGTGACTGCCACCGGCTGCTGCGAGGGCGGCGTGAAGCTGCCGAGTTGGGAAGAACCCAATGGCGGCATTGACGGCGCCAGTGTGGGGGCCGGCGCCGCTCGTTGGGAGATTGCCTGAATAGACGCCGGCCTGGCGGGCATGTTGCGCTACCCGCCGAGGGTTACATTAGCAGAAGCGCACAGAGCCGTTATTACGCGAACGCGGAAGGCGGCGCGCGGCCCACCATGCGATTTTCTAAAGATCACTCATGTAGCGGCCTTTGCCATGGCGGCGAAATATGCGGTCCTGTCGGCCGCAGTTGGCATAGTCAGTGCCGATGGCGCCGTATTTGGCGTCAACGGCACGTTGCGATGTCTCCGAAGAACTTTCCTGCAGAGAGGCGCCCGTTTCTTGGCCAGCCGCCGCCTACTCCGCCGCCTCATACCCCGCGATACCCTTGATCTCAAGAAAATCCTCAAGCCCATACTCGGCGTATTCGCGGCCGTTGCCGGATTGCTTGTAGCCGCCGAAGGGCAGGCTGGCGTCCCACTGGGGATAGTTGATGTAGACGTTGCCGGTGCGCATGCGGGCGGCGACTTCGCGGGCTTTCTGGATGTCCTTGGCCTGGATGTAGGAGGCCAGGCCATAGACCGTGTCGTTGGCGGTGTGGATCACCTCGTCGACGCTGTCATAGGGCATGATCGCCAGCACCGGCCCGAAGATTTCCTCGCGGGCGATGCGCATGTCGTGGGTGACGTCGGCGAACACGGTCGGCCTGACATAGTAGCCGCGGTTGAGTTCGGCGGGCCGGCCTGGCCCGCCGGTCACCAGCGTGGCGCCTTCGTCGATGCCGCTCTGGATCAGGTCCTGGATCTTGTCGAACTGGATCTGGCTGACAACCGGGCCAAGCTTCGAGCCTGGCGCGTCGGCGGGCCGACGGTGAATTTTTCCGCCGCCGCCTTGGCATGGGCGGCCGCCTCGTCGTGGCGGTCGCGCGGTACGAACATGCGGGTCGGCGCGTTGCAAGACTGACCGCTGTTGCCGAAACAGCCGGCGACGCCCTTGCTGACGGCTTTTGCGAGGTCGACATCCGAGAAGAGGATGTTGGCCAACTTGCCGCCAAGCTCCTGGTGCACGCGCTTGACTGTATCGGCAGCGGCCTTGGCAACCAGGATGCCGGCTCGGGTCGAGCCGGTGAACGACATCATGTCGACATCGGGATGGCTGGAGAGCGCCTGGCCGACGCCCGGCCCATCGCCATTGACGAGGTTGAAGACGCCGTTGGGCACGCCGGCCTCGTCGAGGATCTCGGCAAAGATGATGGCGTCGAGCGGCGCGATCTCGCTCGGCTTCAGCACCATGGTGCAGCCGGCGGCAAGTGCCGGGCCGACCTTGCAGGTGATCTGGTTCAGCGGCCAGTTCCACGGCGTGATCAGGCCGACGACGCCGATCGGCTCCTTGACCACGAGATGATTGCCTTTCACGTGGCGGAACTCGAAGGTCTTGAGCACGTCCGCCATCTTCTGCAGATGCGCAAGGCCAATGCCGACCTGGCTGTCCAGCTCCATCTGGCGCGGCGCGCCCATTTCGCGCGACACCGCCAGCGCCAGATCGGCGCTACGCTTCTTGTAGACGGCGATGATGCGGTTCAACAGGTCGAGCCGCTCGGCGACTTCCGTGAACCCAAATGTGTTGAAGGCGCGCCTGGCGGCGGCCACCGCCTTGTCTACATCGGCCTTGGAGCCGAGCGAAATCTGCGCGAAAGCATCCTCGTTCGAGGGATCGATGACATCGAAGGTGTTCGGCACAACCGGATCGACCCAGGCGCCATCGATGTAGAACTGCAGATTATGGGACATGGTTTCCTCCGCGGGTCCGCCGATAGCTGGTCTTGGCGGGGTTAGATCGTCGTATTTGCCTAGAAATAACGATGCGCAAACGGCGCTGTCAAACGCAAGGGCCAGCGATTGAGCCAGACGTGCCGGCGCGTTCAATCCTCGAAGGAGCTCGCCGCGACATAGATCGCCGCAAGCTGCTCGATGCCGGCCTGATCCTCCTCGTCGAAGCGCCCGGGCAGCGGGCTGTCGAGATCGAGCACGCCGAAAACACCGTCGTCATCCCTGAGCAGCACGACCAGCTCCGAGCGCGAGGCGGCATCGCAGGCGATGTGGCCGGGAAAATCGTGCACGTCCTTGACCAGCATCGACATGTCGAGCTCGACCGCGGTTCCACACACGCCTTTGCCGACCGCGATGCGCACGCAGGCCGGCCTGCCCTGGAATGGTCCCAGCACCAGCTCTTCGTCGGATGCCAGGAAGTAGAAGCCGGCCCAGTTGAGATCGGGCACCATCTGGTAGATCAGCGCTGATGTGTTGGCGGCGTTGGCGATCGAGTCGCTCTCGCCGTCCAGCAGCGCCTTCAGCTGCGCGGCGAGATCGCGGTAGAATGCGGTCTTGTCGGTTTTGTCGATGGCCGTCGCCGCAAACATCGTGGCCGGTCTCCGTTGTCAGCTGCTAGAAACGCCCGCTACTCTCTGCCACCAAAGAAGCGGCCAGGAAAGTAACTATTGTGAGCTCCATCCCTGCCAACCGAAAACGCGACCGCGCGCCGCCGGCGGCAGATGACAGCCCCCTCACCTTTGCCGTTCTGGTCTTCCCCGGCTTTCCGATGATGGCGTTCAGTTCGGTGATCGAGCCGCTGCGCGCGGCGAACGTGCTGGCGAAGAAAGAATGCTATCGCTGGGTGATCGTCGGCGCCGACAAGGGACCGATCGAGGCCTCGAACGGCGTCGTCATCCAGCCCGGGTTCTTCGCCGGCGATGCGCTGAAGGTCGACCGCATCGTCGTCTGCTCCGGCGGCGATGCCGATCATGTCGTCGCCGACGACGCCATGAGCTGGATCCGCAAGAGCCTGCGCAATGGCGCCCATATCGGTGCGGTGGCGGATGCCGCCTTCTTCCTGGCGCGAGCCGGACTGCTCGACGGCCATGCCTGCACCTTGCACTGGACCAGCCAGGCGGCCTTCACCGAGGCGTTTCCGGACATCGAGCTTCGGCGCGATCTCTACGTCATCGACCGCAAGCGCTTCACCTCGGCCGGCGGCGTCGGCAGCCTCGACATGATGCTGGAGATCATCGCATCGGACTATGGCGCCGAGCTTGCGGCCGGCGTCGCCGAATGGTTCGTCCATAGCCCGCTGCGCTCCAGCGTCGACCGCAAGCTGATGCCGTTGCGGCTGCGCACCGGCGTCCAGAACGAGCTGGTGCTGTCGGCCATCGCCATCATGGAGGACGCTGTGGAGGAGCGGCTGGGCATGACGGAGCTGGCGACAAGACTCGGCGTGTCGTCCGACAAGCTCGAACGCAATTTCCGCTCCGAGCTCAGCATCTCGCCCAACGGTTACTACCGGCGGCTCAGGCTGAAGCGCGCCGCCGACCTCTTGGCGCATTCGACGCTGATGGTGCGCGACGTGGCGCTGGCCTGCGGCTTTGCCTCGATGTCGAGCTTTGCCCGGGCTTTTCGCGAGGAGCATGGGCACGCGCCGAAGGTGGCGCGGAGGCATTAGGTCAGCGGCATCCTGCACAACATTTGCGGTATTCCGCACAGCCCTCGCACCAAGCATGGCGCATCTTCGCCGCTTCAGGAGGCACCCATGAGCATCGTCGTATTCGACCCCGACAGCACCGAAGATGTGGACTTCAAAGACCGCATGCGCCACCCGGCCACGGCGGACCCGGCCGGCGGCATGTGGCTGTCCGATACCGAGCCGTCCTTCATCGATGCGGATGCGCTGCGCAAGGGGCGGCTGGCCAAGCTGCGCGCCTGGATGCGCGAGGCCGGCTATGGCGGCGTCGTGTTGTTCGACCCCTACAACCAGCGCTACGCAACCGGCTCGCGCAACATGTTCGGCTATTTCCTGCGCAACTCAACGCGCTACTTCTTCATCCCGACGTCAGGGCCGATCGTGCTGTTCGAATATCCGCAGAGCTACCATGTCTCGATGGTGCTCGACACGATCGACGAGGCGCGGCCTTCCAGGCTGGTGTGGTCCTCCGTCTCGGGCCGCGACGACGAAACCGTTGGTCCCTTCGCCGACGAGATCACCGAATTGCTGAAGACGCATGGGGGCGGCTCGATGAAGCTCGGCCTCGACCGCTGCGGCCACCTGCAGGCGGTGGCGCTGGAAAAGCGCGGCTGCGAGGTCAGGGATTGCCAGGGCGAAATCCTGGCGGTGCGCGCGGTGAAGACGCCGGAAGAGGTCAAGTGCCTGCAGGTGTCGATGGCTGGTGCGGAAGCCGCCGTCTATGCCGTGCGCGAAGCGATCAAGCCCGGCGTATCCGAAAACGAGCTGTTCGCCATCATGTATCACGAGGTGATCCGGCAAGGCGGCGAGTTCATCGAAACCCGGCTCTTGACCTCGGGACAGCGCACCAATCCATGGTTCAACGAGGCCAGCGGCCGCAAGATCAGGCCGGGCGAACTTTTGGCGCTCGATACCGACACGATCGGCTGCTACGGCTATTATTCTGACTTCTCGCGCACCTTCCGCTGCGGGCCGGGCAAGCCGACCGATTATCAGAAGTCGCTCTACCGCATGGCGCACGACCAGGTTCAGCATAATATCTCGATCGTCAGGCCGGGCATGGCATTTCGCGAGATCGCCGAAAAGGCGTGGAAGATACCGGACCGTTTCGTCGACCAGCGCTATACCTCGGTCATGCACGGCGTCGGCATGCATGGCGAGACGCCGTTCATTGCGCATGCCATGGACTATGAGACCTACGGCCGCGACGGTCATATCGTGCCCGGCATGGTGGTCAGTGTGGAAAGCTATATTGGTGAGAAAGGCGGGCGCGAGGGTGTCAAGCTGGAGGACGAGATCGTGGTCACCGAGACCGGCACCGAGCTTCTGTCGCGCTTTCCCTACGAGGACGAATTTCTTGCATGACAGGCAGCTTTGATGAAGAGCCCGATCTCGATCAGCAGAGGCAAGGTGGCCGCGGTGTTCATCGATCTCCAGGAGGAGCATCGGCAGGACGCGCGCTATCTGGTCGAAGGTTTTGCCGGTATCCTGGCCAACGTCCAGCGACTGCAGGCGGCTGCGCGGGCCAACCATGTGCCGCTCTATCACTGGGCCTATATCGTCGATCTCGACAAGCAGGAGCGGCCCTTTCATCCGGTCGGCGCCGATGGCAAGTCGGCCTTCTCCGACAAGAGCGATCCGCTAACGGAAATCTGCCGCGAGGTCGCGCCGGCCGAGGGCGAGGCCTTCATGATAAAGGCCGAGGCCAGCGCCTTCCGCACCGGTCCGACGGCCAATGAGATCAAGGCGCGCGGCATCGAATGGCTTGTCGTCGCCGGCGTGTGGACCGAGGCCTGCATCGATGCCACCGTCAGGGATGCGGTGGCGCTGGGCTTTCGTGTTCTTCTGGTCAAGGATGCCTGCGGCAGCGGCAGTGCAGCGATGCACCAGACCGCCATCCTCAACCTTGCCAACCGGCTTTATGGCGGCGCCGTCACCGACACCCTGGACGCCTGCCGCCTAGTGGCAGGCGACACGGTCATCGCATGGCAGGTCGAGGGCTCGGTGCCGCTGCGTTTCACCTATGAAAACGCGGCGGAGCTCTATAGCGGGCTTTGACGCGCCCGGAGCGGATGGCGATGGGCACGATCCACCAGATGACGAAGCGCGGCAAATACGGCAGGCTGCTCGATCCGGCGCTGTGGGCGTATATCGACCGCGTCAACGACTGGTATCCACCTGAGATCGCCGAACTGCCTATCGACAAGCAGCGCGACGTCTATGACGCGATGTGCCGAGCCTTCCACGCTGGCACCCCGGCCGGCGTCGAGACCAACGACAGCACGGTTCCCGCGGGCGACCATGCGATCCCCATCCGGCGCTACGAGATGGTCGGCAAGGCGCCGCAAGCCATCGTGGTCTACTACCACGGCGGCGGCTTCGTGCTTGGCGGGCTCGACAGCCATGACGACATCTGCGCCGAAATCTGCGCCGGCACCGGCTTTGCGGTCGTGTCCGCCGACTACCGGCTGGCGCCGGAACATCTGCATCCGGCCGCCTTCGACGATGCCCTGGCGGTGTTCGAATGGGCAGCGGTGACAAGCGACCTGCCGATCGTTCTGTGTGGAGAGAGTGCTGGCGGCAACCTTGCAGCAGCGGTTGCGCAGAGGACGCGCCAACACCCTCGCGCTGCGGTCGGCCAGGTGCTGATCTATCCTGGCCTCGGCGGCGACGAGAGCTCCGGCTCCTATGTCGAGCACGCCGAGGCGCCACTGCTGGCGCTGCGCGACATTGCGTTCTATCGCGATATCAGGTCAGGCCCGGCGCAGCCGCCGGACGATCCGACGTTTTCGCCGCTGCGCGACAGCGATTTCTCCGGCCTGCCGCCAACGATCATCATCACCGCCGAGTGCGATCCGCTGTCCTCGGACGGCGAGGCCTATCGCGACCGCATCGTTGCCGCCGGCGGCAAAGCGAGGTGGTGCGAGGAGCCGCGGCTGGTGCACAGTTTCCTGCGCGCCCGCACCACGGTACCAGCCGCCGCCGAAGCCTTCGCGCGCATCATCGCGGCGGTTGCGGCGCTGGGCCGGGGCGAATGGCCGTACTGAGGCCGCTTCGTTCCGCGCCGTTCCTGACGTTTGCCACTGCGGAGCACCGCACAAGAACTGCGGAAAAGCGAACATTTCGCCGCTTAGGCCCGCACTATCATCTGATGTGGCCAAGGGCGCTCCGACGATCGCATCCTCCCCCGCAAACGTGATCGGCCGGGCGCCCGCAAGGAGGGAACGACGATGAAGTTCATGCTGACCGACAGGAAACTGCACCCAAAGGCCAAGCCCATCGCCGATGATTTCAAAAAGGGCGGCATGAACCGGCGCGAATATCTCGCCACCATGGCCGCATTCGGCGTTACTGCCGCCGGCGCACTGGCGCTCGGCGGTCTTGCGCCCTCGCCGGCCAGAGCCGAGGAACCGAAGCGTGGCGGCACCTTGCGCGTCGCCATGAACGTCAAGGGTTTCAAGGATCCCCGCACCTTCGACGGCGTCGAGATGTCCAATGTCGCGCGCCACTGCAACGAGTATCTGGTGCGCTGGAACACCGACTTCACCTTCGAGCCCTGGCTACTCGAAAGCTGGGAGACCAGCGACGATGCCAAAGTGCTGACGCTGCATGTGCGTAAGGGCATCACCTGGTCGAATGGCGACACGTTCAACGCCGACGATGTCATCCACAATCTGACGCGTTGGTGCGATGCTTCCGTCGCCGGCAATTCGGTCGCTGCGCGCATGGGCGCGCTGGTCAATGCCGAAACCAAGAAGCCGGTCGACGGTGGCATCCAGAAGGTCGACGACTTCACCGTCAAGCTTAATTTGCCGAAGCCCGACATTTCGCTGATTGCCGGCATGGCCGATTATCCGGCGCTGATCATGCATCGCAGCTACGAAGGCGACGGTGACCCGATGAAGGCGCTGGCTATCACCACCGGCCCTTGCGAACTGGTGAAATGGGACGCCGAGACCAGCGCCGAGGTACGCCGCAAGGACAAGCCTTGGTGGAAGGGCGAGTTCCATCTCGACGGCATCACATGGGTCGACTACGGCTCTGACCCCAACGCCATGCTGTCGGCCTTCGAATCCGGCGAGATCGACACCGACCACGAGACCGCTTCCGATGCCGTGTCGCAGACCGAGCAGATGGGGCTCGAAAACTCCGAGATCGCCACCGGCTCGACCATTGTAGCCCGCTTCAATGTCGGCAATGCGCCCTATGACGACGTCAAGGTGCGCCGCGCCGCCCAACTCTCCGTCGACAATTCAGCCGTGCTGAAACTCGGGATCGACGGTCGCGGCAAACCTGCAGACAACCACCATGTCGGCCCCATGCACCCCGAATATGCCGATATCGGCCCGGCCAAGCGTGATGTGGATGGAGCGAAGAAACTGCTCACCGAGGCCGGCAAGGCCGACCACGAATTCGACCTCATCTCCGTCGACGTCGAATGGCAGAAGAGCACCGGCGATGCGATTGCCGCGCAGATGCGCGAGGCCGGGCTGAAGATCAAGCGCACCGTACTGCCGGCCGCTACCTTCTGGAACGACTGGAGCAAATACCCCTTCTCCTGCACCGAGTGGCTCGGCCGGCCGCTGGGCGTCCAGGTGCTGGCGCTGGCGTATAAATCGGGTGCTGCCTGGAACGAAAGTGCCTATGCAAACAAGGAGTTCGACGAACTGCTTGACAAGGCGCTGGCGACGCCGGACGCCAAGGCGCGCAAGGAGATCATGGCCAAGGTCGAACAGAATTTGCGCGACTCCGGCATCATCATCCAGCCCTACTGGCGCTCGGTGTACCGCACCTACCGCAAGGGCGTGCATGGCTGCGAGCAGCACCAGTCGCTCGAGCAGCATTTCGAGAAGGTCTGGCTGGACGCCTGACCTGTCCGATCGGCCCCTTGGCCA containing:
- a CDS encoding RraA family protein; the protein is MNDLAFADELPKLTGKISADRIRLMRTPRPPKELIDGFKRIGDATSVISDIMDELGITGAIGASVLKPTLPSTSIVGPALTVRNILQREHVYETARNHVNRMAEFEAHNLALPGDVVVIDGVAGVSNMGGISAQTGKRQGEAGAIVSGGIRDLGHSRRVGYPLWATEITPVTGKWRIETVEINGDVQIAGVRVAPGDIVVADETGVCFIPIARAAEVLAKALKKSAFEWAKCEAIDAGTSVADLPGNA
- a CDS encoding MBL fold metallo-hydrolase, translated to MVNPRKTLDRLFNGTKGSFQPGVSKSDVINPTRRAFLAAGCFCLACSFAPPLFADAPMAKSQAPGFYRLPLGDFEITALSDGSNMLPATKLLQGDPARIEEALKRNYLGDFVETSHNSFLVNTGAKLVLIDAGAGSLLGATTGHLLSNLRASGYQPEQIDELYLTHLHTDHVGGLMAEGQRAFPNAIVRVDKRDTDYWLSEANMRAAPAEAKRFFQAAIASITPYTRAGKLAVFEGNTDLVPGVRAQTAYGHTPGHTMYVVESRGEKIVLWGDVVHVAAVQFKAPSVTIQYDENASEAEHVHELAFADAAQNGYIVGGAHISFPGLGHVRRDAENAYTYVPLDYSQG
- a CDS encoding LysR family transcriptional regulator, with translation MLTGFSASNLESDSSVISWVNNVRLDLNLIAVLEAIMLERNVTRAAASLAMSQPAVSNALRRARKLTKDQLFLKTATGVQPTSRMVAMWPELHRSLTAIRASFAPDDFDPASDATSFRIAVTDSLAMEGVSAITLKLQAASPRARVSFAVHTHEGSLDGIDRGTLDCAVGMFASLPREVHVQSLRTDRYVCVMRSGHELAECLTLDQFTAAAHVLVTPSGLELGLVDGWLSLTGRTRTIVAVVNHFADALRIVARSDLLTCVPLGFFNGPWRAIADERELVVRDLPFETEKLLYKLIWHERLHTHPAHQWFRSLVGDVCGSPFDGPSIGDAAPAKQT
- a CDS encoding GlxA family transcriptional regulator, giving the protein MMAFSSVIEPLRAANVLAKKECYRWVIVGADKGPIEASNGVVIQPGFFAGDALKVDRIVVCSGGDADHVVADDAMSWIRKSLRNGAHIGAVADAAFFLARAGLLDGHACTLHWTSQAAFTEAFPDIELRRDLYVIDRKRFTSAGGVGSLDMMLEIIASDYGAELAAGVAEWFVHSPLRSSVDRKLMPLRLRTGVQNELVLSAIAIMEDAVEERLGMTELATRLGVSSDKLERNFRSELSISPNGYYRRLRLKRAADLLAHSTLMVRDVALACGFASMSSFARAFREEHGHAPKVARRH
- a CDS encoding isochorismatase family protein; translated protein: MKSPISISRGKVAAVFIDLQEEHRQDARYLVEGFAGILANVQRLQAAARANHVPLYHWAYIVDLDKQERPFHPVGADGKSAFSDKSDPLTEICREVAPAEGEAFMIKAEASAFRTGPTANEIKARGIEWLVVAGVWTEACIDATVRDAVALGFRVLLVKDACGSGSAAMHQTAILNLANRLYGGAVTDTLDACRLVAGDTVIAWQVEGSVPLRFTYENAAELYSGL
- a CDS encoding GAF domain-containing protein; this encodes MFAATAIDKTDKTAFYRDLAAQLKALLDGESDSIANAANTSALIYQMVPDLNWAGFYFLASDEELVLGPFQGRPACVRIAVGKGVCGTAVELDMSMLVKDVHDFPGHIACDAASRSELVVLLRDDDGVFGVLDLDSPLPGRFDEEDQAGIEQLAAIYVAASSFED
- a CDS encoding alpha/beta hydrolase, with the translated sequence MGTIHQMTKRGKYGRLLDPALWAYIDRVNDWYPPEIAELPIDKQRDVYDAMCRAFHAGTPAGVETNDSTVPAGDHAIPIRRYEMVGKAPQAIVVYYHGGGFVLGGLDSHDDICAEICAGTGFAVVSADYRLAPEHLHPAAFDDALAVFEWAAVTSDLPIVLCGESAGGNLAAAVAQRTRQHPRAAVGQVLIYPGLGGDESSGSYVEHAEAPLLALRDIAFYRDIRSGPAQPPDDPTFSPLRDSDFSGLPPTIIITAECDPLSSDGEAYRDRIVAAGGKARWCEEPRLVHSFLRARTTVPAAAEAFARIIAAVAALGRGEWPY
- a CDS encoding M24 family metallopeptidase, which gives rise to MSIVVFDPDSTEDVDFKDRMRHPATADPAGGMWLSDTEPSFIDADALRKGRLAKLRAWMREAGYGGVVLFDPYNQRYATGSRNMFGYFLRNSTRYFFIPTSGPIVLFEYPQSYHVSMVLDTIDEARPSRLVWSSVSGRDDETVGPFADEITELLKTHGGGSMKLGLDRCGHLQAVALEKRGCEVRDCQGEILAVRAVKTPEEVKCLQVSMAGAEAAVYAVREAIKPGVSENELFAIMYHEVIRQGGEFIETRLLTSGQRTNPWFNEASGRKIRPGELLALDTDTIGCYGYYSDFSRTFRCGPGKPTDYQKSLYRMAHDQVQHNISIVRPGMAFREIAEKAWKIPDRFVDQRYTSVMHGVGMHGETPFIAHAMDYETYGRDGHIVPGMVVSVESYIGEKGGREGVKLEDEIVVTETGTELLSRFPYEDEFLA
- a CDS encoding YbjN domain-containing protein, whose amino-acid sequence is MARLAHVVAFAFPLVLPSATTFAASNTPAAASPDVLTGVTVENVRDAVQDGGYRAQIKEDSTGTYVASASGGQSFFVSLGGCDDKKVCKSILFESGGWTPKTPLTVDALDKFHYDNSGWGNVAKYNDGKYYANYRVTIVGGVTKAWLQSNVEAFATTMESFVAFMRK